Proteins from one Monodelphis domestica isolate mMonDom1 chromosome 6, mMonDom1.pri, whole genome shotgun sequence genomic window:
- the SMTNL1 gene encoding smoothelin-like protein 1 isoform X2, producing the protein MEQENGKPLQDGTTPPTPNQTAKNSGPGGDGCSTEEELPKDVAQKMADKDSAEAGEAEPKKEENITEETKSKPKIEADPKAKSDSKKEADEKEETKPVAQGKADEDEEAKSRLRKDANGKEAKTEPKEEADRKEEAKSEPKEEANEKGEAKTELKEEADRKEEAKSEPKEEAHEKGEAKSELKEEADRKEEAKSEPKEEANEKGEAKTELKEEADRKEEAKSEPKEEAHEKGEAKSELKEEADRKEEAKSEPKEEAHEKGEVKSEPKEETNRKEAKSEPKKGDDKEETKCNSTEGAARESEKGHKAELEAETISDTQVIQEVGGTPDGEPGNDAEQQGEGSGAMPSSPEEWPESPTGEGQDLSPDTIGPDSPTASDSSPSDVPQSPTGPPPSEEKKKEKLSEPRASAPTRPRGPRAQNRKAIMDKFGGAATGTAPLFRNAKAAGAAVGSVRNMLLEWCRAMTRKYEHVDIQNFSSSWSSGMAFCALIHKFFPDAFDYSTLDPKQRRENFTLAFSTAENLADCAQLLEVDDMVRLSVPDSKCVYTYIQELYRSLVQKGLVKTKKK; encoded by the exons ATGGAACAGGAAAATGGGAAGCCCCTTCAGGATGGGACCACTCCTCCTACCCCAAACCAGACAGCAAAGAATTCTGGACCTGGGGGAGATGGCTGTTCCACCGAGGAGGAGTTACCCAAAGACGTGGCCCAGAAGATGGCCGATAAGGACTCTGCAGAAGCTGGTGAGGCTGAAcccaagaaggaagaaaatataacaGAGGAAACCAAGTCTAAGCCCAAGATAGAGGCTGACCCAAAAGCTAAGtctgattccaagaaggaagctGATGAAAAAGAGGAGACCAAACCTGTAGCTCAGGGAAAGGCAGATGAGGACGAAGAGGCCAAATCCAGATTGAGAAAAGATGCTAATGGAAAAGAAGCCAAGACTGAACCCAAAGAAGAGGCTGATAGGAAAGaggaggccaaatctgaacccaaggAAGAAGCTAATGAGAAAGGAGAAGCCAAGACTGAACTCAAAGAAGAAGCTGATAGGAAAGaggaggccaaatctgaacccaaggAAGAGGCTCATGAGAAAGGAGAGGCCAAGTCTGAACTCAAAGAAGAGGCTGATAGGAAAGaggaggccaaatctgaacccaaggAAGAAGCTAATGAGAAAGGAGAAGCCAAGACTGAACTCAAAGAAGAAGCTGATAGGAAAGaggaggccaaatctgaacccaaggAAGAGGCTCATGAGAAAGGAGAGGCCAAGTCTGAACTCAAGGAAGAGGCTGATAGGAAAGaggaggccaaatctgaacccaaggAAGAAGCTCATGAGAAAGGAGAGGTCAAGTCTGAACCTAAGGAAGAAACTAACAGGAAAGAAGCCAAGTCTGAACCCAAGAAAGGGGATGATAAAGAAGAAACCAAATGTAACTCAACAGAGGGAGCAGCAAGAGAGTCGGAGAAGGGGCATAAGGCAGAATTGGAGGCAGAAACCATTTCTGACACTCAGGTCATCCAG GAGGTAGGTGGTACTCCTGATGGAGAACCAGGCAATGATGCTGAGCAACAAGGAGAAGGCTCAGGAGCAATGCCCAGCTCCCCAGAGGAGTGGCCAGAGAGCCCCACAGGAGAAGGACAGGACCTCAGCCCAG ATACCATTGGTCCAGACAGCCCAACAGCCAG TGACTCCTCTCCCAGCGATGTCCCTCAGAGTCCCACGGGTCCCCCTCCTtctgaggagaagaagaaggagaagctGTCAGAACCCAGAGCCTCTGCTCCAACTCGACCCCGAGGACCCAGGGCTCAGAACCGAAAAGCTATCATGGACAAGTTTGGTGG GGCAGCAACAGGCACTGCCCCCCTTTTCCGAAATGCCAAGGCAGCAGGGGCAGCTGTGGGCAGCGTCAGGAACATGCTGCTTGAATGGTGTCGAGCCATGACCCGAAAATATGAG CATGTGGACATTCAGAACTTCTCCTCCAGCTGGAGCAGCGGGATGGCCTTCTGCGCTCTCATCCACAAATTCTTCCCTGATGCCTTTGACTACAGCACCCTGGATCCCAAGCAGCGCCGAGAGAACTTCACCCTGGCCTTCTCCACTGCCGA
- the SMTNL1 gene encoding smoothelin-like protein 1 isoform X1, with protein MTLKGARDWRDCPRHPSRCRRHEMEQENGKPLQDGTTPPTPNQTAKNSGPGGDGCSTEEELPKDVAQKMADKDSAEAGEAEPKKEENITEETKSKPKIEADPKAKSDSKKEADEKEETKPVAQGKADEDEEAKSRLRKDANGKEAKTEPKEEADRKEEAKSEPKEEANEKGEAKTELKEEADRKEEAKSEPKEEAHEKGEAKSELKEEADRKEEAKSEPKEEANEKGEAKTELKEEADRKEEAKSEPKEEAHEKGEAKSELKEEADRKEEAKSEPKEEAHEKGEVKSEPKEETNRKEAKSEPKKGDDKEETKCNSTEGAARESEKGHKAELEAETISDTQVIQEVGGTPDGEPGNDAEQQGEGSGAMPSSPEEWPESPTGEGQDLSPDTIGPDSPTASDSSPSDVPQSPTGPPPSEEKKKEKLSEPRASAPTRPRGPRAQNRKAIMDKFGGAATGTAPLFRNAKAAGAAVGSVRNMLLEWCRAMTRKYEHVDIQNFSSSWSSGMAFCALIHKFFPDAFDYSTLDPKQRRENFTLAFSTAENLADCAQLLEVDDMVRLSVPDSKCVYTYIQELYRSLVQKGLVKTKKK; from the exons ATGACCCTCAAAGGGGCAAGGGACTGGAGAGACTGTCCCCGGCATCCCTCCAGGTGTAGACGCCACG AGATGGAACAGGAAAATGGGAAGCCCCTTCAGGATGGGACCACTCCTCCTACCCCAAACCAGACAGCAAAGAATTCTGGACCTGGGGGAGATGGCTGTTCCACCGAGGAGGAGTTACCCAAAGACGTGGCCCAGAAGATGGCCGATAAGGACTCTGCAGAAGCTGGTGAGGCTGAAcccaagaaggaagaaaatataacaGAGGAAACCAAGTCTAAGCCCAAGATAGAGGCTGACCCAAAAGCTAAGtctgattccaagaaggaagctGATGAAAAAGAGGAGACCAAACCTGTAGCTCAGGGAAAGGCAGATGAGGACGAAGAGGCCAAATCCAGATTGAGAAAAGATGCTAATGGAAAAGAAGCCAAGACTGAACCCAAAGAAGAGGCTGATAGGAAAGaggaggccaaatctgaacccaaggAAGAAGCTAATGAGAAAGGAGAAGCCAAGACTGAACTCAAAGAAGAAGCTGATAGGAAAGaggaggccaaatctgaacccaaggAAGAGGCTCATGAGAAAGGAGAGGCCAAGTCTGAACTCAAAGAAGAGGCTGATAGGAAAGaggaggccaaatctgaacccaaggAAGAAGCTAATGAGAAAGGAGAAGCCAAGACTGAACTCAAAGAAGAAGCTGATAGGAAAGaggaggccaaatctgaacccaaggAAGAGGCTCATGAGAAAGGAGAGGCCAAGTCTGAACTCAAGGAAGAGGCTGATAGGAAAGaggaggccaaatctgaacccaaggAAGAAGCTCATGAGAAAGGAGAGGTCAAGTCTGAACCTAAGGAAGAAACTAACAGGAAAGAAGCCAAGTCTGAACCCAAGAAAGGGGATGATAAAGAAGAAACCAAATGTAACTCAACAGAGGGAGCAGCAAGAGAGTCGGAGAAGGGGCATAAGGCAGAATTGGAGGCAGAAACCATTTCTGACACTCAGGTCATCCAG GAGGTAGGTGGTACTCCTGATGGAGAACCAGGCAATGATGCTGAGCAACAAGGAGAAGGCTCAGGAGCAATGCCCAGCTCCCCAGAGGAGTGGCCAGAGAGCCCCACAGGAGAAGGACAGGACCTCAGCCCAG ATACCATTGGTCCAGACAGCCCAACAGCCAG TGACTCCTCTCCCAGCGATGTCCCTCAGAGTCCCACGGGTCCCCCTCCTtctgaggagaagaagaaggagaagctGTCAGAACCCAGAGCCTCTGCTCCAACTCGACCCCGAGGACCCAGGGCTCAGAACCGAAAAGCTATCATGGACAAGTTTGGTGG GGCAGCAACAGGCACTGCCCCCCTTTTCCGAAATGCCAAGGCAGCAGGGGCAGCTGTGGGCAGCGTCAGGAACATGCTGCTTGAATGGTGTCGAGCCATGACCCGAAAATATGAG CATGTGGACATTCAGAACTTCTCCTCCAGCTGGAGCAGCGGGATGGCCTTCTGCGCTCTCATCCACAAATTCTTCCCTGATGCCTTTGACTACAGCACCCTGGATCCCAAGCAGCGCCGAGAGAACTTCACCCTGGCCTTCTCCACTGCCGA